A window of Candidatus Zixiibacteriota bacterium genomic DNA:
AATTGTGCTATCACGACCCGGCTATCTGTCTGCTTAATGCTGTTGGCGAACTGGCTACCTATCCGATTGTTCATTTTGGCAGTGATGAGCAGAAGAAAAAATATGTTCCGAAGTGCGTATCCGGTGAAATAATCCCTTCGTTTGTGCTAACCGAGCCTGATGCTGGTTCGGATGCCGCCAACCAAAAAACCACCGCTGTTTTAGATGGCGATGAGTATGTTATCAATGGCGAGAAGATATTCATCATGCATGGCGATGTTGCCGATTTATTTGTTCTGTTCCTGAAAATTCAGGAAAAGGAAGTTGCTGATGCAAAAGCATCCCGCAAAGTATCGGCTATAATAGTTGAGGCTCGTAAAGACGGCAAGCTTATTGATGGAATCAAAACAGCCACCTTGAAGAAAAAAATGGGCATGAGAGCCGCCACAACAGGCCGTATTTGGTTTGACAACCTTCGCGTGCCAAAAGAGAATCTTCTGAGCGAGCAAGGCAAAGGGTTTAGAATTGCCATGAATACGCTCGACAGCGCTCGTATAGGAGTCGCCGCCCAGGCAGTTGGTATCGCGCAGCGCGCTCTTGATGAATCTATTGCATATTCCAAAAAGAGAGTTTGTTTCGGTTCGCCTATATCCAAATTTCAGGCTACACAGTGGAAGATTGCCGATATGTCAACGCAGGTTGAAGCGGCCAGATTAATGGCCTATAAAGCCGCCCAGATGAAAGATGCCGGCGTACGCTATTCTCTCGAAGCTGCGCAGGCTAAGCTGTTCTGCACTGAGGTTTCCAATTTCTGCGTCAATCACGCTATGCAGATACATGGCGGTTATGGCTATATCGGCGAGTTTTCGCCAATCGAGAAGCTTTACCGCGACCAGCGCGTTATTGAGATTTACGAGGGAACATCCGAGGTGCAAAGATTGGTTATTGCGGGCATGCTGCTGCGGTAAGTGAAATAGCTAAGTTTTAAAGATAAATCTACGCTTTTAATAGTCGGGGCTTTCCAACCCCGACTATTTCCTATATAATCATATTGTCCGGGCAACACACCTGACAACATGATGATATAAATTACATAATGAAATCACTTTACGGTCAGCGCCGCCTTAAGGCTGTCTATTAGTATTTTACCCGGGCTATTTACCTTTTTACCGGCAAGTTTAAATCTATAGCCTGCCGAGTTTGACTTGCTCACTAAATTCATAAGATAGCTAATCTGCCCGACATGATATGCCTCGTGAATATAACCGCTTACTATATGCTTGCCAATGGAGTCATATTGCCCCCAAACCTGACGGTTTAGAAGCGCCTCTCCCCCATCTTTAATTAGGCGCGTTAATTTTGTGCTAAGCTTGCCAAGCTGTCCCATTATCTCATCGATATTAGGATAGCCGGAGGGATTGCTTAATGGTTTAGAGCCTGCATTAAAGTAATAGCCAAGCTCTCGTATTTGCGGTTCTTCGCCCAGCATTTCGATAAGGCTTCCCCGTGAGGCGACTATATGGCCTAAAATCCAGATTATGGGATTTGATTTATTATCGGGTCTGACAAACAGTAATGTTTTATCCATCGCCGACAGATGTTTTACTAAGTAGCCGGTGTTATATTTAAACAGGTCTGTTATTAAATTGATAATTTCCATAATTCCTCCTTTTTAGGAAATTAACATGTAAATATAGTGCCGGAATCGCCTCATTTTGAAACAGTAATCGTAAGTATTTATTATTCATAATGTTTTATATGGAAATAATAGTATTGGACTTTAAGATTTACGTCTGATTAGTAAAAATTGCAGTTCAAAGATATTTCATTGTCTGGTTTTCATACAGGCATAATGCTATTAGGATTTATCTTGACAGGCAGTTTTATAATATGTTATTATTATTTAAGGCAATTGTAATTTCCTTTTAAGAACTTTGTTTGCGGTAATAATTAAATATTATACATAAGGAGAAGTAAAATGAAAACCTTAGCAGTTTTACTAATTCCAGTGTTTGCGGTATTAGCATGTACATTACCGGCGCTATCGGCAACTATTAACATTCCTGATGATTATGCTGCTATTCAGGCTGGCATTGACGCCTCAAGTGATGGTGATACTGTGCTGGTTCAGCCGGGGACTTATGTGGAGAACATCAATTTCAACGGGCATAGTATTGTGCTCGGTTCGCTGTTTTTAACTACGGGCAATAGTTCGTATATATCATCTACTATTATTGATGGCGATTCGTCGGGTACGGTTGTTGCTATCGAGAGCGGCGAGGATAGTACATGTATAATAAAAGGTTTAACAATTACTAATGGGATGAATTATTATGGTGGCGGCATATATTGTATTAATTCCAGTCCTAAAATTCTTAGCAACATTATTTCAAATAATTTTGCTATTACTACTTTTTTATGTGCTAAGGGCGGCGGCATCTATGTTGAGGAGTCAAATTCCATAATAGAAAGCAATCATATTATTATTAATTATTCTGGTGATTCGGGTGGAGGAATTTATTCTTTCAATGCAGACATTATATTCCATTACAATCAGATTTTCAATAATATAATAAATCCAGACTATGGAGGAGGCGGTGGAGGAATGATTTGCGATGGGGGCAGTCCCATTATTGCAAACAATATTTTTGAGGAAAATGCTGTTGCAGTTGGTATTTGTGGAGGATTATATATCTATAATGTTGAAGATGTTTTTGTTATGAACAATACTATAAAAAATAACAATGGGAATTTTATAGGCGGTATAGGCTGCAACGGCACTGGAGTAATATCTAACAATATAATTAATGGTAATACCGCTGAAAGTTTTGCGGGCATGCAGTGTGGTGTTTTTGAAGGCTCTGTTTACAATAATCTAATATATCAAAATATTTCTGTATGGAATGGCGCAGGTGTAGGAATTAATGCTCAAGCACAAATTAATTTTCATCATAATATTATATATAAAAATATATGTCTTTCAGGCAGCGGTGGGGGAATATTCTTAGATAATTCTTTAGCCAGAATATATAATAATACGATTTCTAATAATTACTGTGAAAATGGCGGAGGCGGCGGTATAAGATCAATGGGTCTTTCTGAAGGCGCTAAATTATGGAACAATATAGTTTGGAATAATATAGCTTCAGATTCATCTCAAGTCACGATAGAGGAATCGGATTCACTGCTCGTCTCTTATTGTAATATACAAGACGGTTGGCCTGGCATCAATAATATCGACTGCGATCCGATGTTCTGCAATCCAAACCTCGATGACTATTACTTAGCATTCAACTCCTGCTGTGTCGGCGCGGGTTGTGATTCATTGGGCAATCCCGATCCTTCGGTTCATATCGGCGCTTATGGGATTGGCTGTTTCGCCGGCGATAGCTGTGTGTATATACCCGGCGATATTAATGGCGACGGCTTAGTTATCGGCAGTGATGTTATATTTGCAGCGGCTTATTTCAAAGGTTCCGGCAATCTTCCCCCTGTTCAATGCTATGATGATATCGCAGAATCATGGCTTTACACTGCCGGTGATGTCAATGGCGATTGCCAGTTTATAGGTTCGGATATAACATATCTGGCGAGATATTTCCGAGGCGAAGGCTCTCCCCCGCAATGGTGTCCGCAGACCCCGCCGTTTGAGGAGTAGTTAATTATCACAGTCGGAACTAACTGCCTGTCCTCTCAAGGCAGGCAGAGGGGCGCATGAGGACGTGTGCCGTTCACAAAATCTAATTAATGGGAATCCATCTTTACACAAGTATTTATGTTTTATGCGTCAGGATGGAAGTCCGTTACTGCGGACGACATCCTGGGGGATAATTTAACTTAAATCAAAGGAAACTTGCTCCAACAAACTGTATATGCAAGGTAATCATATCAGAACCAAATTTAAAACTCACCTATTAGGTGAGGTACCTGGTGCTTTATTGGTCTAAAGTTTACGCTCATCAGTTTGGCGGGGTACCTTGTATTGTTGACACAAAAAAGGCGGCCAGATGGCCGCCTTCTTGATTATTATCGTCAAATCAGCTTAGTATCTCGAGCTGCCCCTGCCCCGATTGTCTCTTCTATTATCATTTTTCGGGCGAGCTTCATTGACTTTTAAAGTACGTCCCTCAAAATCGGTATCGTTCAAGGCTTCCATGGCTTTTTCGGCGCCGGTCGTGTCTGTCATCTCGACAAAACCAAAACCTTTACCATCGATTACTCTTACTTCTTTAACCTCTCCATGATTGGAAAAAAGGTCTTTCAATTGACTATCAGTTACCGAATAACTGAGATTTCCTACGTAAAGATTGCTACTTTGCATTCTTCTTTTCTCTTTTCTTTTGGATCATCATTTAATTTCTATTCTTAAAGAGAAAGATGCAAAACAGCCATTCGATTCTCATCAAAAAATATATGCTTAAACAAAGATTCATCCGTTGATTTGTTAATTAGATTGGTTTTCGTAAATTTGGTCGATTCCTACAAATTCTCCTTTCTTAAGTTTCACATAGCCTTTTATCGGCCAAATTCAATACATCAATATACAGTAAACGAAATTAAAAGCAATAAGTTTCTTCATAATAAAAAAAATAAATATTCGTAAAAACGGCTTAAAACCAGTAGGTTAAAACCCTCCCTGTGGTCTTGACTGGTCGATGTCGTCAGGAAAGGGTTCCTGACGACGCATGAAATAGGTCAAACCTCAAGTAGGCTTGACATGCTGTGCTTATTCACAAGTCCATTAGGTGAGGCACCCTGTATTCTGAGATAACCCACTCCCGCTTTGGGCGGGAGTGGGGCACCCTGGCTAATTCATTAAAATTAATCCACAATATTTTCTATGCGTCAGGATGGAAGTCCGTTACTGCGGACGACATCCTGACGCTGAAGGTTGCTCAAGCTTACAGCCCTCAGGATGTTCTCAGCTTGAGGCGTCCGCCTAAGACGGATATCCTGAGGAATAATTTAAGACCGAAACCCGACACATACATAATAGGGCGTATGCAATACGCCCCTACGCATTCAACTACATCAGCTCAATCGCCAGCGCTACCGCGCCGCCGCCGCCGAGACATAAGGTCGCCATGCCCTTTTTCAAGCCGCGGTCTTTAAGCGCATAGATAAGGGTAGTCAAAACCCGCGCGCCAGAGGTTCCAATCGGATGGCCAAGTGCAATCGCGCCGCCATTGACATTGACTTTGTCCCAATCCCAGCCAAGCTCTTTGCCATCGGCTAAACACTGCGCCGCAAA
This region includes:
- a CDS encoding acyl-CoA dehydrogenase family protein, with product MNRFNIDERQQAIRNQVAEFAKKYIEPVSKELDHRDDPDRFALDIYKQLGKEGFIGLNSPKELGGGGMSNIEYITLIEELCYHDPAICLLNAVGELATYPIVHFGSDEQKKKYVPKCVSGEIIPSFVLTEPDAGSDAANQKTTAVLDGDEYVINGEKIFIMHGDVADLFVLFLKIQEKEVADAKASRKVSAIIVEARKDGKLIDGIKTATLKKKMGMRAATTGRIWFDNLRVPKENLLSEQGKGFRIAMNTLDSARIGVAAQAVGIAQRALDESIAYSKKRVCFGSPISKFQATQWKIADMSTQVEAARLMAYKAAQMKDAGVRYSLEAAQAKLFCTEVSNFCVNHAMQIHGGYGYIGEFSPIEKLYRDQRVIEIYEGTSEVQRLVIAGMLLR
- a CDS encoding DinB family protein, producing MEIINLITDLFKYNTGYLVKHLSAMDKTLLFVRPDNKSNPIIWILGHIVASRGSLIEMLGEEPQIRELGYYFNAGSKPLSNPSGYPNIDEIMGQLGKLSTKLTRLIKDGGEALLNRQVWGQYDSIGKHIVSGYIHEAYHVGQISYLMNLVSKSNSAGYRFKLAGKKVNSPGKILIDSLKAALTVK
- a CDS encoding RNA-binding protein is translated as MQSSNLYVGNLSYSVTDSQLKDLFSNHGEVKEVRVIDGKGFGFVEMTDTTGAEKAMEALNDTDFEGRTLKVNEARPKNDNRRDNRGRGSSRY